The sequence below is a genomic window from Rattus rattus isolate New Zealand chromosome 3, Rrattus_CSIRO_v1, whole genome shotgun sequence.
caggaggatagaccagagctggagtgacaggaggatAGACCAGAGCTGACAGGAGGACAGACCAGAGCTGCAGTGACAGGAGGATAgaccagagctggagtgacaggaggagaGACCAGAGCTGCAGTGACAGGAGGACAGACCAGAGCTGCAGTGACAGGAGGAGAGACCAGAGCTGCAGTGACAGGAGGAGAGACCAGAGCTGCAGTGACAGGAGGAGAGACCAGAGCTGCAGTGACAGGAGGAGAGACCAGAGCTGCAGTGACAGGAGGATAGACCAGAGCTGCAGTGACAGGAGGAGAgaccagagctggagtgacaggaggagagaccagagctgcagtgacaggaggacagaccagagctggagtgacaggaggatagaccagagctggagtgacaggaggatagaccagagctggagtgacaggaggagaGACCAGAGCTGCAGTGACAGGAGGACAGACCAGAGCTGCAGTGACAGGAGGAGAgaccagagctggagtgacaggaggagagaccagagctggagtgacaggaggagagaccagagctgcagtgacaggaggagagaccagagctggagtgacaggaggagagaccagagctggagtgacaggaggatagaccagagctggagtgacaggaggagaGACCAGAGCTGCAGTGACAGGAGGAGAGACCAGAGCTGACAGGAGGATGACAGTGACAGGATAgaccagagctggagtgacaggaggatagaccagagctgcagtgacaggaggagagaccagagctggagtgacaggagggatagaccagagctggagtgacaggaggagagaccagagctggagtgacaggaggagagaccagagctgcagtgacaggaggacagaccagagctggagtgacaggaggagagaccagagctggagtgacaggagggACAGACCAGAGCTGCAGTGACCGGCAGACCAGAGCTGCAGTGACAGGAGGACAGACCAGAGCTGCAGTGACAGGAGGACAGACCAGAGCTGCAGTGACAGGAGGACAGACCAGAGCTGAGAGCAGAGATGGAGTGACAGGAGGAAAgaccagagctggagtgacaggaggatagaccagagctggagtgacaggaggatagaccagagctgcagtgacaggaggagagaccagagctgcagtgacaggaggatagaccagagctggagtgacaggaggatagaccagagctggagtgacaggaggatagaccagagctggagtgacaggaggaCAGACCAGAGAGCAGGAGGATAgaccagagctggagtgacaggaggatagaccagagctggagtgacaggaggatagaccagagctggagtgacaggaggagagaccagagctggagtgacaggaggagagaccagagctggagtgacaggaggatagaccagagctggagtgacaggaggacagaccagagctggagtgacaggaggatagaccagagctggagtgacaggaggatagaccagagctggagtgacaggaggatagaccagagctggagtgacaggaggagagaccagagctggagtgacaggaggagaGACCAGAGATGCAGTGccaggaggagagaacagagctggagtgacaggaggaCAGACCAGAGCTGCAGTGACAGGAGGACAGACCAGAGCTGCAGTGACAGGAGGACAGACCAGAGCTGCAGTGACAGGAGGAGAGAAGCTGTGTTTTCTGTTGGGCAGCTGGCCATCATGGAATACATGTTTATGTGAAAATAGTGTTTTCGCATCTTTGACTTTTTTTATCTCAAGAAAAGGGAACTGGCACGAAGATAGACAGCGCAAGTCCTTCCCTGCACTGTCTGTTCGTCCATCCTCATCCACTTAGCATCACTTCCTCTGGCTATTGATGGCCTATAGTATATAATACTTGGATTTCTAACCTCAGACCAAACTCATGCTCAGTCAGTCAGGAACTTCACAGTACTCACCTAGAACCTACAGCAGAAAAGGGGTTTCTGTGGTGATTAATAAATTAGACAGATTGCTCTGCTAGGAGATACTAGGCTGCCAGCGTCAGCTGGTTGGGGCAGTGGAATGATGCGGTTTGGAAGAGGCGCATGAGGAAAACCGATCTGAAACTAAAGGCCGCTCACCACCTCGTCATCCTCCACCAGCACCATGTCATAGGCGCTGAGAGCAGCACAGAAAATGATGCAGGTGACTCCCTCAAAGCAGTGgatccatttcttcctctctgatctCTGCCCTCCCACGTCAAACATCCTAAGGGAAGAAGCAGCTGTTCTCATGGGTGTGGCCAGATGTGACTCAGTTGCCTCTGGTATTCACCCCGAGGGATGGCCGCTTGGGGCCAGttagtagcaaaaaaaaaaaaaaaaaaaaaaggcaggaggaggggaaggacagTAATTAAGATGGGGCATCAGCCAAGGCCAAGAAAACACGCTGTGAGACCTGAGATTCCCCAGGGAACCCAGTGCTGACCTAAAATTCAAATCTTTTACAGAAAACTTGGTCTCGATGATGCCTGTTGTCTTGACTCTGGATCGAAGCACATCTTGCTCATTAGGGAGGTAGTCAGGGTCTGTAATCCGGTCCAGCTGGTTCAGGTAACTATCAAAAAGAAGGTGACATCAGTGATGGTGCAGTCCGCAGAGACTAAAGGAGGCAAACAGTCTCCCCATAAGTCACACAGCTACCACAGTGTTAGAAGCAGGACTGGAGTCCACAGCACCGAATCCAGGACTCTGCAAAGGCTTGCGTGCTTAGAGAAGGTgaggcctgggctgcagagatggctcagtggttaagagcactgactgctcttccagaggtcctgagttcaaatcccagcagccacatggtggctcacaaccatccgtaatgggacctgatgccctcttatggtgtgtctgaagacgacgacagtgtacttatgtataataaataaatctttaaaaaaaaaaaaaagaaagaaaagaaaaggtgagggCTGAGGGCCACACCCTGATGAGGTGAGTGCTctgtcctcctggctctgcctctttcTAGACAGGAAATAGATCTAAAGAGGCTTTGAAGACACGAGACACCAAGACAATGTGTGGACCCTATCCCCTGAGTCAAGCTGGGGAATGGGAACACATTTTGAGAGTTGATACTGAGGAATTAAGTGTTTAGGTGAGATGATATAGTCTCCTCCTTATGTTTTAAGTACATAATGAAATCCTGAGGATGGCGTAATAGCTACAGAACACTGAAAGGAATCCAGAGGTAGGGGTGAGAAGTGAACTCAGGATGGCCGTGAATCAACCTCGAACCCTGGCTCACCGTATCTCACCTTCGTACGTTCAGAAGGTTCCATACGGACGTGAGAGTTTAGGAAGGGCAGAGGGGGGCAGATGTGAAACAAATAGACTTACtatggagagggaaggaaaactgaCACAAATGTCGATATGTACTCTAAGTATTTAAGCATTTAAATTATCACTAAACCCTAGAAGACTTGAGAGTCATGCGCCCACTTTACAGATATAGGAAGACTTTGGAGGAATTACTCGGGAGAGTGAGACACAAGgactgagtttcaggccagctctggctacagagtaagactctcACAATCAAAACAAGAAAGCCCTGTGGCATACTATAAAAACTCAGCCTCGCGGTCACTGGAACCTGGACTCAAGTACAGCCGCTTCTGCTGCTCAGGCCCCTTGGCTGAGTTAACATCACTGGACTGCAGGTTCTCTACGAGAAAATGGGGCTCATGTACCCTGAAGGCTGGCTTGCAAACAGATAAAGGGCCCTGAGATATAGCATATGTCATGTACCTAGCAGGGACAGAAACTTAGTAAGGGAAGATACCAGACACTAAATAGCATTACTTCAAGATGAGGTGACAGGGCACAAACCCAGGGCTGCTTGGTCCCACCACTCATGCCCACTCCCAATCCTGTACTGTTGGGAGTTGATATCTTTTTGGAACCAGCTTTGCAAACTGGATTGTCTCTTAGTGTCTGACAATCTTTCTGTGGTTTGCCTCTTGAGATAGGACCAAGCATTGCTAAGCAGAGCCCCCTGGTTTGGACATTGTGTCTTCAGCTTCCTAGGCAAATGTCTCCACAGGCTTAAGTTCAGTTTGTGGGTCTGCAGTGCCCACTGCCTAGACTTACAGCTGGGTGGGATTTCCTCTGGGCTTTGCCCGCCGCCTCCCCCAGAGTCTTACTAAGATGCCGAGTCATTGAGCTGGAACTCTGCGGCTCTGTCAAAGCAGGCTTGAACTCCACCGTCCTTCCACAACTTTCTGATGACCTCCACCAGCTCGGAAGGCATGGTTCCCTCCTCGGTGGAGTCAGCCAGGTTGTTGAGCTGTCTCCCGGCTTCCTGTGTAATCCAGAAATCTGGCTGAGAATGAGCTAGGACTAGGTCAGTGGCTTTCCAGGGGCGTTTCTGGGAACGTATTGAGTGGAAAGCATTTTGCATTGCTCCCAAAGCCCAAGGTAGACCTGTCTCAGTGAAGGTGCAGTTTAACTGCTAATTAACTTCCAGCATGCTCTCCAGATGTAGCTAGCCCTGGGGTTTCTAGAGGACAGTCCTAGGAGCTTCCTTCAGGTCTTAGACTTCAGATGACCCTGAAGGTGGATTGGTAGAAGATACAGGTTCGTTGCTGCAGGGACTGGAAATGTAAAAGCTATACTAGCCCTGAATGCACAACCCAGGAAAATGCTAGTGTATTAGCTTATAAAAGCCCcatagcggggttggggatttagctctcagtggtagagcgcttgcctgaagcgcaaggccctgggttgggtccccagctccaaaaaaaaaaaaaaaaaaaaaaaaaaaaaaaaaaaagccccataGCTCGGGCAAAACCCCAAGGAGAGTATGTTTTAGTGATAAATTAAGATAAAAAGGCAAAAAGATGCTGGGAGTGGGTTGTGTAAACATTCGTTATAAAGGTAGAAGTTGCTTACTCTTCTAGAACGAGGATGATTGGAAGTTTCGCAGATGCCATTTGACTTACACAGACCTTTTTTCTTACCCGACTTTCCTTGTGGTTTGCTGGTCTCTGGTCTATTTCTTCTCCCGCTTCCACCCAGAACCAGATAACATTAGTCACGTACCGCACAGCTTGGTTCAGCATAGTCAATGCCTAGTGTGGACATGGCTCTGATGATAGCCAGGATGGACTGCAACACATTCCCATAGATGACAGACTTGAACTCTAGGCATTCTTCGGGTGAGTAGCCATCCTGGTGAATGATCCTTGAGGGAACAGACACTAAACTTTTAGCTGGGCCTGAGGAACCAGAGCTAAGGGCCTGGGACTCTCTGGGGGCGGGAGGAGGCGTTTAAGAAACCACCTGTATTTGCTGTCCCCAAGGGCAGGGTGAGGGAAGGGACATTGTAGAGTAGGTCCTTTAGTCCAGGGCCCCTTGGAGCTAGTGACTCTTCTGCTCAACACCAACACCAACTCCACTGGCTCCCCACCTCGCTCCTCCCGGGGTTGTGTCTCCACTCACTTCATTTGTTTGACGATTGTGCTCTTCCCGGACTCTCCCGCACCTGGAAGGGAAATGTTTATGCTGTCAGTGTCCACCACTTCTCCTCAGTGGTCCAGAAGATGCTGTGTGCTTTCTGGGAGACACCTTGAGCTCAGGCCGTTCAACCTAGATTTAGAGCAGTTCCTCCCCTTTAGCACTATTTACAACAGAGGCtgggtttggtttttggggggtggggtggggggaggttgagacagggtttctctgtgtagccctggctgtcctggaattcattctgtggaccaggctggtcttgaactcagagatctgcttgtctctgctttctgagtgctatgattaaaggtgtgcactaccaccccagctatggggattttttttttaatggctgccTAGTACATGTTAAGATGTTTAGAATCCCCGGTCTCTCCCCACTAGGGGCCATTACTATCCTACTCTTCGTAACAACCAAGTATTTCCAGACTCATGGTCTCCCTATAGGAACCACTGATAGACTCATagaaattcctttaaaatattcacaCTGCCTATGTTTGACTCAGGCAAGTAGTCTTGGGTAGAACTGGAAAGAGCCGGGCCTCGTCATTGAAATTCTTTCCccttacaatcttttttttttttttggagctggggaccgaacccagggccttgcgcttgctaggcaagtgctctaccactgagccaaatccccaaacccaccCCTTACAATCTTGATAGTGCCTGTTATTGGCTGAAACATTCCAGTATCCTCAGTCAGGCTAACCTCTCGCCCATCAAGAACTCGTGATCTTCCAGGCCTCTCTGCCGACTGACCAACCTGATCCCTCAGTCCCCTCCCACTTTGCCTGTGCCTGCTCCCTCTAAGCCGCTTATCCTGAACCTAGACAATCTGCTTAGGCTTAAAAGATCTGTCTCTgcagtctctgttccctgtgtGTAACTCTTGGATCCCTTAGAGCCTGGTCCAGCTTACAAATAGGCCCCGAGTGTGTCCGTGGGCTCTGCTGCTCCAATTCCCCAGGTTCTCTATGGAAACCCGTCCTAGGAAGCCAGCCTGATGCTACACAGAGCTATCGGCCACACTTCAGAAGGACCATTGCTGTTTTGGgttcgtggtgtgtgtgtgtgtgtgtgtgtgtgtgtgtgtgtgtgtgtgtgtgtgtgtgtgtgtgccaggcgTCAGTTTCTTATGATCAGTTTCCCTGACTGACCCACTGAGACACTTTTACCATCTGCACCAGCCAGGGATCTGCTTAGGATGCATCCAGTTGATGAAGCCGCCAGATGTCAGAGGCTTTAGAGCACTTACCTAACAGAAAGCCAGGCGGGAGTTTCTGTTCTTAAAGACTCCTCCTTCCccatgtccctcccctccctgccaggTTCCACTGCTTCCAACATCTTGAAAGCAAGAAGTATCCAGTCTGCTTGGCAAAACCCAGGAGGCTTATCCTCGAGTTGGGATCGGGTGGTGGTGCTTCGTGAGTCCATGGGTGAGGGACAGTCCTGGTTACTTTGCGGCACAGGTCTCTGACTACAGGTTTGGGGTGTGCCTGCATGGCTGGCCGGGGGTTCTTGGTAGTTGTTGAACCAAAAGGAAGTGTTATTGCAGTTGGGTAGCCCAACCTTATCTTTGCCCAGCCCCAGGGGAAGTAAACCAGCTCTGGTAACCCTGACGTTGTGGGTCTCCTTGCGGTGCCCGTGCAGGCTCCAGAGTAACTTTGCTAGCTCTAAGCTCTGCTTGGTTTCTTAGCGTGAGACTGAACTAGAGTAAGGAGAAGGCACCCGTGCTAGTTCATCTACTCATGTCACTCAccaagcagcagcagcttgacgGTCTTGGCTTCCTTGTCAGCATCCTCCTGCAGCTTCTTTTCCAGCTCCCTGGACCTCTTGGCAAgttctttgtcctcagcactgaTGCCACTCCCCATCTCTGCTGTCCCCTCAGAGAAGGGACGTTTTCTCTGGCTCTTCAGTTCTTCCTGTCtatgagacagagaaaaaggaaaactcgGTTAAGATAGAGTAACATTCTCTTGCTCCCGTACTAGCTGAGCGAGAGTGTGGAATGGTGGTGCTTGTACCCCTGTCTGCCTTGGCTCCAGACTCCCTAGCCCAGCTGGAGAACTACTTCTTAATCCAGGGATTGTCCCCTTTATGTCTAGCAGTATGACAGAGCAAGCCAATTAAAAGCTTTGCCAGTCAGATAAAGGGCAAAGgctaacatttttgtttgtttgtttttgttttgctttgttttatgaggGAAATGATCTGGGTTCTGACATAGCCAGAAAGAATGAGGGCTCTGGAGTTCTGAGAGGAAGCAGCCACCTCCTCCCCTCTGAAGAACTCATCTGAAGGCCTCTGGGCCTGTGGACTCACTTGCTTTGGAGAGCTGAAGGTTACAAAGTCTTAGTTttaagaggtcaaagggatagtcCTGGCAAAAGACGGGTGCTGCTCCAGGAGCTATTACTGATCCTTTGTGCTGGCTCATCTCTCAGGATGCCTCTCCTGTCCTTAGCGCTGGGTGAGTGTGGCAGggccttactgtgtagccctgacttgtGCAGACCAAGCTAACCTCGAACtcagacccgcctgcctctgtcaACTGAATGAGTGCTGATACTcagggtgtgtaccaccacctgcTGTTTCATATTGTacattgttttcctgattttatttccCACTGTA
It includes:
- the Gnat2 gene encoding guanine nucleotide-binding protein G(t) subunit alpha-2; translated protein: MGSGISAEDKELAKRSRELEKKLQEDADKEAKTVKLLLLGAGESGKSTIVKQMKIIHQDGYSPEECLEFKSVIYGNVLQSILAIIRAMSTLGIDYAEPSCAEAGRQLNNLADSTEEGTMPSELVEVIRKLWKDGGVQACFDRAAEFQLNDSASYYLNQLDRITDPDYLPNEQDVLRSRVKTTGIIETKFSVKDLNFRMFDVGGQRSERKKWIHCFEGVTCIIFCAALSAYDMVLVEDDEVNRMHESLHLFNSICNHKFFAATSIVLFLNKKDLFEEKIKKVHLSICFPEYDGNNSYEDAGNYIKSQFLDLNMRKDVKEIYSHMTCATDTQNVKFVFDAVTDIIIKENLKDCGLF